CCAGTAATGCACATATACATATTTAAGCGTCCTTGAAGTCACTCACACTATGTACTTGATTTTGAATGCAATTGTGTTTTGTTAACTTTTGGTCCAACACACTTCATAAAACCAGATCATCAAAAAGTCACATAGATTCTGACATATGTTGAGATGCCAGAAAAAATGTAGAAAGAACTGGGTGTAAAGAACaacaaggaaaaagaaacaatacATGTCTAAAATATCAGTCAAATGTTATTTCCATGTGTCCAAAATCTTAGCTTCTCCATATGCCTATTTGGTTACTTGTTTGTTTATATACGAACACAATCTTAGTTGTCCTAAAATCTAAGCTTTTCAAGATAGACGGAGTCTGGACAAAATAACCAGTGGCAGAACTCAAGCCCCTATCCTTCTTTAGGGGAAACATTGGGAGGAAAATTGGTTTCATATACATGAGCacataaagaaaaacaataaagcTCTGGGACTCCATTGTTCAAGAACTCAGTCGGAAATAAATTATGAAgaacaacaaataaaaaaaacaaatctgaGTGCAGCATCAGCAGTTTTGGATCATCAGATCCAACATGATTGTGGTACATAAATAAGTAGGTCCTCGAGACGATGCAGAAACTTAATCAGTTCAAATTTCTCGACACAACTTTAGCCACCAATGGCGCATTAACACCCAGAACAAATGTTCTCATGTTTTGTGGGAAAAAACAGTTGCGAATTATGCTAAATAAATTGCACAGGTTATGAACAAATTAGTTCAAGTATTTCATAAAATTGAGAGCTTACCAGAATTGGATCCTGATAAGAGCACCAAACTCTTTTTATTTTCAATCCTGTTGTAAAGTTCATTCCAGTATTCTTTTTTCCATTTGGTTATGCCTCCGGTCAACTAAAATATCCCATTAGCAATGCTAACTAGTACATTCTGCTTCCTCATCTCTTACCTTAGTCTTATTAACACAACAACTCTTTTTTTCCTTTGCAGCTGGCACTTCTTTAACCTTGCTCCCACAACAAACTCTACCCCCTGCCGCACTAATACCACTGCTGTACTCGTCCTTCCTCTCCAAAAACTCCCGATTCTCCTTCCAAACTTCTCCATTTGAATAAACCTCCTTCTTAAATATAGGAACCGAAGCCTTGAGCTCATCAATTACATACTTACACGCATCCAAAGCATCATCCCTATGAACTGACGAGATAGCAACAAAGACACTAGTCTCCCCTACAGGCACTGACCCAAGACGATGAGCAACAGCAATCGCTTCCAAACTCCATGACGATCGAGCCGAAGAACAAATAGACTTGATTTGACGTTCAGCCATTGGTACATAAGCTTCATACCGCAGTTCCACAACAGTTTTCCCTTCGAAAGTATCACGCGTGGTACCAGAAAAGGTTGCTATTGCACCTGATTGAGGGTTACTAACAAAATTTATATATTTCGCAATGTCAACCTTAATGTCCGCCTCCAAAATTTCTACCAAAGTTTTCTGATTTTCACTATCCATTTCTATATAAGCTCCCCTTGCTGGTATTTACAGAGAAT
This genomic stretch from Papaver somniferum cultivar HN1 chromosome 5, ASM357369v1, whole genome shotgun sequence harbors:
- the LOC113284095 gene encoding molybdopterin synthase catalytic subunit-like, with amino-acid sequence MDSENQKTLVEILEADIKVDIAKYINFVSNPQSGAIATFSGTTRDTFEGKTVVELRYEAYVPMAERQIKSICSSARSSWSLEAIAVAHRLGSVPVGETSVFVAISSVHRDDALDACKYVIDELKASVPIFKKEVYSNGEVWKENREFLERKDEYSSGISAAGGRVCCGSKVKEVPAAKEKKSCCVNKTKVRDEEAECTS